A window of Kocuria sp. TGY1127_2 genomic DNA:
ATCTCACCTTCGTTCGTCATCCCGGTTGCTTCTTTACCAGCGAGGACGACAACTGGTTCTCCGGGGAGTGCCAGGAATGGCTTCCGAAGGCCGAGACCGCCATCGGTGATTGGCACCCCGACAATCTGGTCATTCAGTCCACCTTCTCGTCCTACGACGGTGCGGCCGAAGGAATCCGGGCGGGGACCGAAGATCAAGTACGCAAGTGGACGAGCGAAGGCGTCGGCGTGATCGGTATCAGGGACAACGCCCGCTTCGGCGAATCCCATACCGAGTGTGAGCAGGGCAAGAGCTTCGAAGACTGCACCTTCCCGCACGTGACCGCCCACACCCCGGATCCGACAGCGCCATGGCGGCAGGATATTCCCGGATACGGGTCGGTTGACATGGACGATTTGGTTTGCCCTGATGGCGGTTGCCCGCCAGCGGTGGGCAACGTCTATACCTACATCGACGACAACCACCTGACGGCTACATACGTGAGGAGTATGCAGAAGTTCTTCGACCAGCGTTTCGACGACGCCGCGAACATTTCCGGTGATGCCTTGGCGTCGCGATAGCCAAATGGAATCTCGGATCTCGCCTCGGAACGAAGCCTCCAGCGCGAGGTCGAGAATCGGACAGGCACGCCAACCGGAGGAGTCATCTTCCGGCTCATAACGAACAAGGCATGGTTTCAGTCACCAACCGCCGGGCCGGGGGAGCGACCTGCCGGGGTATCGTCATATGATGAAAGGCAATAGCTCGGGGTGCCGAGAGGCGCTCGCCGAGACACAAGACGTGAAAGGTCCTATTCCCTTGACCCAGCCCACCGCACTGTCTGACGATCCCTTCGGCCTGACGGGTCTGACGTACGACGATGTCCTTCTCCTTCCGGGAAATACCGACGTCAACCCTTCCGAGGCGGATACGACGACGCGCTTGTCCAGGAGAATCAACCTCAAGTCTCCGGTTATATCGGCTGCTATGGATACCGTCACCGATTCGAGGATGGCCATCGCTATGGCCCGCCTCGGCGGCATGGGAGTCATCCACCGAAACCTGTCGATTCAGGACCAAGCCGAACACGTTGACCGCGTCAAGCGAAGCGAATCGGGCATGATCACGAACCCGGTGACCATTTCCCCGAAAGCGAGTCTCCGTGAACTGGACGATTTGTGCGGACACTTCAAAGTCTCCGGACTGCCCGTCGTCGACAACGGAGGGAAACTCCTCGGGATCATCACCAACCGGGACACCCGGTACTTGTCCGAGGACGAATTCGAAGACCGCACGGTCGAAGAGATCATGACCAAAATGCCCCTGGTAGTCGGGCACGAGGGCATGGCCAAGGAAGAGGCGTTCGGCCTCTTGGCTGCCCACAAGATCGAAAAGTTGCCCCTCGTGGACGACGACGGACGACTCACCGGACTCATCACCGTCAAGGACTTCACCAAGACTGAGCAGTACCCCAATGCGACCAAGGACGAAGAAGACCGGCTCCGCGTGGGGGCAGCAGTCGGCTTCTTCGGCGATGGCTACGAACGCGCGATGGCGCTGATCGACGCGGGCGTGGACGCTCTCTTCATCGATACCGCCAACGGTCATTCGCAGGGTGTACTGGACATGATCGCCCGCCTCAAGAAGGACCCTGCGGCCGAGCACGTGGACATCATCGGTGGACAGGCCGCTACCCGTGAAGGCGCTCAGGCGATCGTCGATGCCGGTGCGGATGCCGTGAAAGTCGGCGTCGGCCCGGGGTCCATCTGCACGACCCGTATCATCGCGGGAGTCGGGGTCCCGCAGATCACCGCGATCAATGAATCCGCCAAAGCGACCATTCCGGCGGGCGTTCCACTGATTGCAGACGGCGGACTCCAGCACTCCGGCGAAATCGGCAAGGCTATGGTTGCCGGTGCCGACTCCGTGATGCTCGGGTCCATGCTGGCCGGTTGCGACGAGTCGCCGGGAGATCTGATCTTCATCGACGGGAAACAGTTCAAAGCGTACCGCGGCATGGGTTCATTGGGTGCAATGCAAACTCGGGGCAAGAACGCCTCCTTCTCCAAGGACCGTTATTTCCAGGCTGACGTCAAGAGTGAGGACAAGCTGATCCCGGAGGGCATTGAAGGGCAGGTCGCATATCGTGGCCCTCTCTCTGCGGTTCTGCACCAGCTGGAAGGCGGGCTTCGCCAGACGATGTTCTACGTCGGTTCGATGACGATCGAGGAGCTCAAGAACAAGGGCAAATTCGTTCGCATCACCCCGGCCGGTCTCAAGGAATCGCACCCTCACGACATCATGATGACCGTCGAGGCCCCCAACTACCGTCGCTAGCTCGGTCACGCCGGGTGACGGCGTGCGGAAGGAAGATCTTGACCAACGACATTGAAATCGGCCGCTCCAAACGTGCGCGTCGAACCTACTCGCTCGACGAAGTGGCATTGGTTCCGGCCCGCCGTACTAGGGATCCGCGCGATGTCAGCACCGGGTGGCAGATTGATGCCTTCAAATTCGATACACCCATCCTGGGTGCGCCTATGGATTCGGTAATGTCCCCGGAAACGGCCATTGCGTTGGGAAAACTCGGCGGTCTTGGGGTGCTGAATCTCGAAGGGCTATGGACTCGGTACGACGACCCGCAGCCCTACCTCGACGAAATATCGCTGCTGGCCCGTGACGACATGTCGCATGTGACCAGCCGCATGCAGGAGATCTACGCGGAGCCCGTCAAAGAGGGGCTGATCACCGAACGGCTGGCGCAGATTCGCGAGGCCGGCGTCGTCGTGGCCGGCTCGCTGACTCCCCAAAGAACCCAAGAGTTCTACAAAACCGTTGTCAATGCGGGGACCGATCTGTTCATCATCCGTGGCACGACAGTCTCGGCCGAACACGTTTCGCAGAACCAAGAGCCCTTGGACCTCAAGAAGTTCATTTACGAACTCGATGTTCCCGTGATCGTGGGTGGAGCCGCCGGCTACACTCCTGCATTGCATTTGATGCGCACCGGTGCGGCCGGGGTTCTGGTCGGATTCGGAGGAGGCGCAACGACCACGACTCGTCGCGCACTGGGGATCCATGCGGCCATGGCCTCGGCGATTTCCGACGTCGCGGCGGCACGCAGTGACTACCTTGATGAGTCCGGCGGCCGCTATGTTCACGTGATCGCGGACGGTGGCCTGGGGCAGTCGGGCGATATGATCATGGCCATGGCCATGGGCGCGGACGCCGTGATGATCGGGGCGCCGTTGGCCCGTGCAACAGAAGCACCTGGTCAGGGATACCACTGGGGTCCGGAAGCTCACCATCACGAATTCCCCCGCGGAACACGTACTCCCATGAACCAGGTCGGGTCTCTCCAAGAAGTCTTGTACGGGCCGTCGCATCATGTCGACGGGACGTCGAACCTCATGGGAGCGGTCCGACGGGCGATGGCCACGACGGGCTATTCGACTCTGAAGGAATTCCAACGCTCAGAAGTTGTGCTGACGGGCCGACCACAGTACTGACCGACGAATGAATTGGCCCCTTTGCTCCGTGACGGGTCGATTCCCTGCTGACTTGGGGAAGTCCCAGGTCCGACCGATAGGCTGGAAGCCGTGCTCAAATTAGCTTTTACCCCGAGATGGCTGGGTGCGCTGTTGCTCGCTCTGGCCTTGGCCACCGGGTTCATGCTCTTGAGCAAGTGGCAGCTTGGTACGGCCGACTCCGGCCAGATCCATGCGAATCCGGCTAAAGAAGCCGTGCAACCGCTTCAAGACGTGGCGAACCCCTCAGAACCTGTCCTGGAGAGCCAAGCCGACTCGATGGTTCAGGCCAAGGGGCACTACGTCGAGAACACGAGCCGATTGGTCGAAGGTCGGGTCAACGATGGCACGAAAGGTTATTGGGTGGTCAGCCAATTCGCCATCGACGCCGAGCCGCAGGAAACGGGCGAGAAATACTCCGTGCCCGTGGCCCGTGGATTCACGACCGACAGCGATCCCGGAAAGATTGGGACAGAGCCCACCGGGGAAATGAGCGTGGTCGGACGGCTTGTAGCCAACGAGGCCCCGGTGACCTCGCAGGACACGAAGACTGCAGGCGCTCTGGGCTCGGCGGCGACGGCCCAATTGGCCAATCTGTGGGACACGCCTCTTTATGCGGGAACAATTACCGCCGTGGCAGAAACTCCCGTCGGGCAGCCGGCTCAAGTTGACTCGGACGGGCACGTCAAGCCCGACGCTCAGTTGGCAGATCCACACGGGAATCTCGCCACGATTCATAGTGAGCAGGTCGTCGATCACTCCGTCAACTGGCTCAATATCTTCTACGCGATCGAATGGGTCGTCTTCGCAGTCTTTGCCATATACCTGTGGTGGCGCATGCTTGCTGACTCGCACGAACGCATGATCCATCCCGAGAAGTACTACGAAATCCTCCCAGCAGGGGAGGGCAATATGTTCTACGAGGAATCCACGGGTCGTTATTTCTACTACGATTCCGAAGCCCGTGAGTACTACTACTTCGATGAACCTGAAACCGGGGAGAAAGACGGCACGGATGTCGTTGCCGAGAACTCCTCCGGGTCCACGTACGACAACCAACGAGGTGACCAAGGTGGCCGATAAGCCAACCCCCAACAATCAGCCCCGTCCCGTGGAGCGTACGGATGGCAAGTCAGTTCCTTTGCCTCCTGACGCGACGCCTCAGAAAGCGGGAAACGTTCGCGCGACTCGTCGCAAATTCGGCGGAACCCAGGCTCAGATCAGGGGCGCGCTCGGGATATACAAGTACTGT
This region includes:
- the guaB gene encoding IMP dehydrogenase, with amino-acid sequence MTQPTALSDDPFGLTGLTYDDVLLLPGNTDVNPSEADTTTRLSRRINLKSPVISAAMDTVTDSRMAIAMARLGGMGVIHRNLSIQDQAEHVDRVKRSESGMITNPVTISPKASLRELDDLCGHFKVSGLPVVDNGGKLLGIITNRDTRYLSEDEFEDRTVEEIMTKMPLVVGHEGMAKEEAFGLLAAHKIEKLPLVDDDGRLTGLITVKDFTKTEQYPNATKDEEDRLRVGAAVGFFGDGYERAMALIDAGVDALFIDTANGHSQGVLDMIARLKKDPAAEHVDIIGGQAATREGAQAIVDAGADAVKVGVGPGSICTTRIIAGVGVPQITAINESAKATIPAGVPLIADGGLQHSGEIGKAMVAGADSVMLGSMLAGCDESPGDLIFIDGKQFKAYRGMGSLGAMQTRGKNASFSKDRYFQADVKSEDKLIPEGIEGQVAYRGPLSAVLHQLEGGLRQTMFYVGSMTIEELKNKGKFVRITPAGLKESHPHDIMMTVEAPNYRR
- a CDS encoding GuaB3 family IMP dehydrogenase-related protein → MTNDIEIGRSKRARRTYSLDEVALVPARRTRDPRDVSTGWQIDAFKFDTPILGAPMDSVMSPETAIALGKLGGLGVLNLEGLWTRYDDPQPYLDEISLLARDDMSHVTSRMQEIYAEPVKEGLITERLAQIREAGVVVAGSLTPQRTQEFYKTVVNAGTDLFIIRGTTVSAEHVSQNQEPLDLKKFIYELDVPVIVGGAAGYTPALHLMRTGAAGVLVGFGGGATTTTRRALGIHAAMASAISDVAAARSDYLDESGGRYVHVIADGGLGQSGDMIMAMAMGADAVMIGAPLARATEAPGQGYHWGPEAHHHEFPRGTRTPMNQVGSLQEVLYGPSHHVDGTSNLMGAVRRAMATTGYSTLKEFQRSEVVLTGRPQY
- a CDS encoding SURF1 family protein: MLKLAFTPRWLGALLLALALATGFMLLSKWQLGTADSGQIHANPAKEAVQPLQDVANPSEPVLESQADSMVQAKGHYVENTSRLVEGRVNDGTKGYWVVSQFAIDAEPQETGEKYSVPVARGFTTDSDPGKIGTEPTGEMSVVGRLVANEAPVTSQDTKTAGALGSAATAQLANLWDTPLYAGTITAVAETPVGQPAQVDSDGHVKPDAQLADPHGNLATIHSEQVVDHSVNWLNIFYAIEWVVFAVFAIYLWWRMLADSHERMIHPEKYYEILPAGEGNMFYEESTGRYFYYDSEAREYYYFDEPETGEKDGTDVVAENSSGSTYDNQRGDQGGR